The window GTCCCCAACTTTACTTGCTGGCTACTAAAGATAAGGGTTGCGCTCGTTGCGGGACTTAACCCAACATCTCACGACACGAGCTGACGACAACCATGCACCACCTGTCTCTTCTGTCCCGAAGGAAAGTTCCGATTAAGGAACGGTCAGAAGGATGTCAAGATTTGGTAAGGTTCTTCGCGTTGCTTCGAATTAAACCACATGCTCCACCGCTTGTGCGGGCCCCCGTCAATTCCTTTGAGTTTCAATCTTGCGATCGTACTCCCCAGGTGGAATGCTTAATGCGTTTGCTGCGGCACCGAGGTTCGACCCCCGACACCTAGCATTCATCGTTTACGGCGTGGACTACCAGGGTATCTAATCCTGTTCGCTCCCCACGCTTTCGTGCCTCAGCGTCAGTTACAGTCCAGAAAGTCGCCTTCGCCACTGGTGTTCCTCCTAATATCTACGCATTTCACCGCTACACTAGGAATTCCACTTTCCTCTCCTGCACTCTAGCAAAGCAGTTTCAAATGCAGTCCCCAGGTTGAGCCTGGGGCTTTCACATCTGACTTACTCCGCCGCCTACGCACCCTTTACACCCAGTAAATCCGGATAACGCTTGCCCCCTACGTATTACCGCGGCTGCTGGCACGTAGTTAGCCGGGGCTTCTTAGTCAGGTACTGTCACTATCTTCCCTGCTGATAGAAGTTTACGATCCGAAAACCTTCTTCCTTCACGCGGCGTCGCTGCATCAGGGTTTCCCCCATTGTGCAATATTCCCCACTGCTGCCTCCCGTAGGAGTTTGGGCCGTGTCTCAGTCCCAATGTGGCCGATCACCCTCTCAGGTCGGCTACTGATCGTCGCCTAGGTGAGCCGTTACCTCACCTACTAGCTAATCAGACGCGGGTCCATCCTATGCCACCGGAGTTTTTACCACCAGATCATGTAATCCTGTGGTCTTATGCGGTATTAGCGCACTTTTCAGTGCGTTATCCCCCTGCATAGGGCAGGTTACCCACGCGTTACTCACCCGTCCGCCGCTGTCCACTTAAGGAATCACCCGAAGGTTCATCCTTAAGTTTCTCGCTCGACTTGCATGTGTTAAGCACGCCGCCAGCGTTCATCCTGAGCCAGGATCAAACTCTCATGTTAAAAAGTTTATTCTGACCAGACTAATCTGGCAATTGTAGTTTATAGACTACCGTCTCTTTGTTTGAGATTGTTAAGCTATGCATAACAATTCTCTGAATTTACAAAGGAATTATTTGGGTAAAGCTTTTATAAGCTTTTGGTTTGTTTCACTGTTCAGTTTTCAAGGTTCTTGCTGTTACACGTTGTTGTTTGCTGTTTTACCAGCGAGAAGTATTGTATCATCCCAGTAAATTAAAGTCAAGGATTTTTAGTAAACTTTTTTCGATAAAACATGACAGGATTGTCTAAGACCTTATAGACGGGTACTCTAAGCCCTACCGTTATCATTTATTATTATTATATTTTTTATCTTTTTCACCTTTGGTTTTCTTAATACCTTCAGAAATGATGGATAAACTTTATCAAATATATACCTTATCAAAGAATGAGAATTCTCCCTCTCTTGTTCCCGACCACGCCTCTTGTTGGAATCTCTCTTTTATCGCTTACCATAAAACATAAATTCAAAAAATAGCACATTCTTTAGTCATGCCATGAAGGTATAAAAAATGTTCCTACCTCTGTATGGGTCTCATACAAAAGTAAGAACGCTTTATATACTAATTTATATTATACTTGCAAAAGGACATATACTTGCCTAATCACAATCTAACCTACAATACTCTTGGAAACATTGGTCACAATCTTCATCAATAAGTTATTATCATAGAAGAACTTAGCCACTTCTGACACTTCTAATGTCTCAAAAACCTTAGCCACACCCGGGTTCGCACTAAACATGGACAGTATAAGACTTAGAAACCAAACCATAACAATACCAATAATGACACCAATGATTAAACCACCCAGTTTATTAATCTGATTAAGTACAGGCAGTTTACTTACCAAGTCAACTAAGTTGATAACAACCTTCAACAGAATGGATACAATAATGAATACACCAAGGAAAGCAATGATGTTAATAATCAATGTAGCAATCATGCCCCCAATGTAATCGCCTATACTGCTCACATCCAGCAAATTATATATTTCACTATTGTTATTTGTGACTAATATATGTTTGAATGCTTCAGGAATCTGTAAGTTACTAATAAAGTTAAT is drawn from Vallitalea pronyensis and contains these coding sequences:
- a CDS encoding CvpA family protein — its product is MSWLDIVVIGIIGLNAFISYQRGFIKTLFKFVSLIVSVMVTMYVYPYVSQFLIHQTGVYASIKDGIIRLLKLEGAAETAQTTGDQINFISNLQIPEAFKHILVTNNNSEIYNLLDVSSIGDYIGGMIATLIINIIAFLGVFIIVSILLKVVINLVDLVSKLPVLNQINKLGGLIIGVIIGIVMVWFLSLILSMFSANPGVAKVFETLEVSEVAKFFYDNNLLMKIVTNVSKSIVG